Proteins encoded by one window of Sphingomonas ginkgonis:
- a CDS encoding TraB/GumN family protein: protein MALNWWKRGLAALGIATSTLGGLAAPAAARDARPALWQVSDADTKIYLFGTIHLLPEGLNWRTPTFDKAVADSQELVVETVIDEKNPQKMGAIMAKLGLRAGLPPLLDRVPPARRTRLQAAVQSSGVPLAAYNRLETWAAAFTLLGLQFRSMDLKSEQGVEQVLRSSFTTAGKPIGELETNEQQLGFFDQLPEAAQRSLLESATEQPAAVKGEFDKMLGAWTSGDPASIARAFNADMQSSPALMDVLLKRRNANWARWIENRMQQPGTIMIAVGAGHLAGSSSVLALLAKDGYKVRRLQ from the coding sequence GTGGCTTTGAACTGGTGGAAACGCGGGCTCGCCGCGCTGGGGATCGCGACGTCCACGCTGGGCGGCCTCGCCGCGCCGGCCGCCGCCCGCGACGCGCGTCCGGCGCTGTGGCAGGTCAGCGACGCCGACACCAAGATCTACCTGTTCGGCACCATCCACCTCCTGCCCGAGGGGCTGAACTGGCGCACCCCGACCTTCGACAAGGCGGTCGCCGACAGCCAGGAGCTGGTGGTCGAGACGGTCATCGACGAGAAGAACCCGCAGAAGATGGGGGCGATCATGGCCAAGCTCGGGCTTCGCGCCGGGCTGCCGCCGCTGCTCGACCGGGTTCCGCCGGCGCGGCGCACCAGGCTGCAGGCCGCGGTCCAGTCGTCGGGTGTTCCGCTCGCCGCCTACAACCGGCTGGAGACTTGGGCCGCCGCCTTCACCCTCCTCGGCCTCCAGTTCCGCTCGATGGACCTGAAGAGCGAGCAGGGCGTCGAGCAGGTGCTCCGCTCGAGCTTCACCACGGCCGGCAAGCCGATCGGCGAGCTGGAGACCAACGAGCAGCAGCTCGGCTTCTTCGACCAGCTGCCCGAGGCGGCGCAGCGGAGCCTGCTCGAGAGCGCGACCGAGCAGCCCGCCGCGGTCAAGGGCGAGTTCGACAAGATGCTCGGCGCCTGGACCTCGGGCGACCCGGCCTCGATCGCCCGCGCCTTCAACGCCGACATGCAGTCGTCACCGGCGCTGATGGACGTGCTGCTGAAGCGCCGCAACGCCAACTGGGCGCGGTGGATCGAGAACCGGATGCAGCAGCCGGGAACGATCATGATCGCGGTCGGCGCAGGCCACCTGGCGGGCAGCAGCAGCGTCCTCGCGCTGCTGGCGAAGGACGGCTACAAGGTCCGCCGTCTCCAGTAG
- a CDS encoding MaoC family dehydratase, translating to MIYFEDLEPGTRRVFGSYAVTREEVLEFARQYDPQPFHLSDEAAAATHFGRLAASGWHSCAMTMAVMVRAMKEHPVASLGSPGIDELRWLKPVHPGDTITVAGTIIDKTASRSRPDLGSYRTATSVTNQDGVEVLRFTSIVLIKRRSAPE from the coding sequence ATGATCTATTTCGAAGACCTCGAGCCCGGCACCCGCCGCGTGTTCGGCTCCTATGCGGTGACGCGGGAGGAGGTGCTCGAGTTCGCCCGCCAATATGATCCCCAGCCCTTCCACTTGTCCGACGAGGCGGCGGCGGCGACCCATTTCGGACGGCTCGCGGCAAGCGGCTGGCACAGCTGCGCGATGACCATGGCGGTCATGGTGCGGGCGATGAAGGAGCATCCGGTCGCCTCGCTGGGCTCGCCCGGGATCGACGAGCTGCGCTGGCTGAAGCCGGTCCATCCCGGCGACACGATCACCGTGGCGGGGACGATCATCGACAAGACGGCGTCGCGGTCGCGGCCGGACCTCGGCAGCTACCGGACCGCCACCTCGGTCACCAACCAGGACGGGGTGGAGGTGCTTCGCTTCACCTCCATCGTCCTGATCAAGCGGCGCTCGGCGCCGGAGTGA
- a CDS encoding sensor domain-containing diguanylate cyclase yields MSSVRPLTLARLGIVYFLLAALAVRLTRYDGGVAFLWLATSYLIAEMSVVSRRAWSRQLAVAGFASLAATSLWGFGWKAAPVMAAANMLEAYAAAHWLRQQVRQSPLHSLAWFGRFASTVAITAPLVSAPIAMTVGLALGNPPVATFVHWFTGHALGNLTFAPIFILLLQGKFARLRTHRKGRSARETLLLLGLSLATTTGCFLQTRFPLLFLPVLPLILITFRLGRSGAVTATMMLALVGGGLTLAGYGPVQLMTSGTGMRLQFFQFYLAATVLTIWPVAADLQNRSRLHRELRVSEERYRLLADHSTDILMHIDADGIVHYVSPSIWQLGGYAPEELVGCNALAVIAPEYHAMAMEEHRLTLAQPSLTRSFEYEALTRAGERRWFETRSRAIVDEDGRSDGTMNIVRDISSRKETERFLARAASTDALTGLPNRRAFRLAVERRAMIEESQDCVALLDIDHFKRVNDRFGHDGGDEVLRHFAAVARRMVRQHDFVARMGGEEFAILFADTSLEQAMLVCERLRQEIAAATIELAGVPLAITVSGGVAAVGSDGVDEALKIADLALYEAKESGRDRMSLAA; encoded by the coding sequence ATGTCCAGCGTGCGTCCGCTTACCCTTGCCCGCCTCGGCATCGTCTATTTCCTGCTCGCCGCGCTGGCGGTCCGGCTGACCCGCTACGACGGGGGCGTCGCCTTCCTCTGGCTCGCCACCTCCTACCTCATCGCCGAGATGAGCGTCGTCAGCCGCCGCGCCTGGAGCCGCCAGCTGGCGGTGGCCGGGTTCGCCAGCCTGGCCGCGACCTCGCTGTGGGGGTTCGGCTGGAAGGCGGCACCGGTGATGGCCGCGGCTAACATGCTGGAGGCCTATGCCGCCGCCCATTGGCTCCGGCAACAGGTGCGCCAGTCGCCGCTCCACTCCCTCGCCTGGTTCGGCCGCTTCGCCTCTACCGTCGCGATCACCGCCCCGCTGGTCAGCGCGCCGATCGCGATGACGGTCGGTCTCGCGCTCGGCAACCCGCCGGTCGCGACCTTCGTCCACTGGTTCACCGGCCACGCGCTCGGCAACCTCACCTTCGCTCCCATCTTCATCCTCCTGCTGCAGGGCAAGTTCGCGCGGCTGCGGACGCACCGGAAGGGAAGGTCCGCGCGCGAGACCCTGCTGCTCCTCGGCCTGTCGCTGGCGACCACCACCGGCTGCTTCCTCCAGACCCGCTTTCCCCTGCTGTTCCTGCCGGTGCTGCCCTTGATCCTCATCACCTTCCGGCTCGGCCGCAGCGGCGCGGTGACCGCGACCATGATGCTCGCGCTGGTCGGCGGCGGGCTGACGCTGGCGGGCTATGGTCCGGTCCAGCTGATGACGAGCGGCACCGGGATGCGGCTGCAGTTCTTCCAATTTTATCTCGCCGCGACGGTGCTCACCATCTGGCCGGTCGCGGCCGACCTCCAGAACCGCTCGCGCCTCCACCGCGAGCTGAGGGTCAGCGAGGAACGCTACCGGCTGCTCGCCGATCATTCGACCGACATCCTGATGCACATCGATGCGGACGGCATCGTCCATTACGTCAGCCCGAGCATCTGGCAGCTCGGCGGCTACGCCCCGGAGGAGCTGGTCGGCTGCAACGCGCTTGCGGTGATCGCGCCCGAGTATCACGCGATGGCGATGGAGGAGCATCGGCTGACGCTGGCCCAGCCCAGCCTCACCCGCAGCTTCGAATATGAAGCGTTGACCCGCGCCGGGGAGCGGCGCTGGTTCGAGACCCGCAGCCGCGCCATCGTCGACGAGGACGGCCGCTCCGACGGCACGATGAACATCGTCCGCGATATCAGCAGCCGCAAGGAGACCGAGCGCTTCCTCGCCCGTGCCGCCAGCACCGATGCGCTGACCGGCCTGCCCAACCGCCGCGCCTTCCGCCTCGCGGTCGAGCGGCGGGCGATGATCGAGGAAAGCCAGGACTGCGTCGCGCTGCTCGACATCGACCATTTCAAGCGGGTCAACGATCGCTTCGGCCACGACGGCGGCGACGAGGTGCTCCGCCACTTCGCCGCGGTCGCCCGGCGGATGGTCCGCCAGCACGACTTCGTCGCACGGATGGGCGGGGAGGAGTTCGCGATCCTGTTTGCCGACACTTCGCTCGAACAGGCCATGCTGGTGTGCGAGCGGCTGCGTCAGGAGATCGCCGCGGCGACGATCGAGCTGGCCGGGGTGCCGCTGGCCATCACCGTCAGCGGGGGCGTCGCCGCGGTCGGCAGCGACGGGGTCGACGAAGCGCTGAAGATCGCCGACCTCGCGCTTTACGAAGCCAAGGAGTCCGGCCGCGACCGCATGTCGTTGGCGGCCTAG
- a CDS encoding adenine phosphoribosyltransferase has protein sequence MNDDLKALVRTIPDHPRPGILFRDVTTLLLDPWGLRQSVERMAASVPTRPDLVAGIEARGFTLGAALAVALGCGLLLIRKDGKLPGETIAEDYALEYGTDRLAMHVDACAPGARVLVVDDLLATGGTALAAARLVRRAGAAVGGARFLIDLPDLGGGDRLRAEGIAVEALMTFPGH, from the coding sequence ATGAACGACGACCTGAAGGCGCTGGTGCGGACCATCCCGGATCACCCCCGCCCCGGCATCCTGTTCCGCGACGTCACCACCCTGCTGCTCGACCCGTGGGGGCTCAGGCAGAGCGTCGAGCGGATGGCGGCCTCGGTCCCCACGCGGCCCGACCTTGTCGCCGGGATCGAGGCGCGCGGCTTTACCCTCGGGGCGGCGCTCGCTGTGGCGCTCGGCTGCGGGCTGCTGCTCATCCGCAAGGACGGCAAGCTGCCGGGCGAGACGATCGCCGAAGACTATGCGCTCGAATATGGGACGGACCGGCTGGCGATGCACGTCGACGCCTGCGCGCCCGGCGCCCGGGTGCTGGTCGTCGACGACTTGCTGGCGACGGGCGGGACCGCGCTGGCGGCGGCCCGGCTGGTACGGCGGGCAGGCGCGGCAGTGGGCGGCGCCCGCTTCCTCATCGACCTGCCGGATCTCGGCGGCGGCGACCGGCTGCGCGCCGAGGGGATCGCCGTCGAGGCGCTGATGACCTTTCCCGGCCACTGA
- a CDS encoding 50S ribosomal protein L25/general stress protein Ctc, which yields MSEQLTLPAETRDRAGKGASRALRRDGRVPCVIYGDKKEPVSVHVEEKLLSKMLSTGHFMNSVVMVDVGGSATRTLPKDVTFHPVSSRPIHVDFLRIGEHSKVTVAVPVRFDNEEASPGLKRGGVLNIVRHELELNCDAAEIPDEIHIDVSGLEIGDSIHISAVKLPRGAESAITDRDFTIATLVAPSGLKSEEGDNETPSAGAVPTAGDEKGE from the coding sequence ATGAGCGAACAGCTGACGCTGCCCGCTGAGACGCGCGACCGGGCTGGCAAGGGAGCCTCCCGGGCCCTGCGTCGGGACGGCCGGGTGCCCTGCGTGATCTACGGCGACAAGAAGGAGCCGGTGTCGGTCCATGTCGAGGAGAAGCTTCTCTCGAAGATGCTCTCGACCGGCCACTTCATGAACTCGGTCGTGATGGTCGATGTCGGCGGGAGCGCCACGCGCACCCTCCCCAAGGACGTCACCTTCCACCCGGTGTCGAGCCGCCCGATCCACGTCGACTTCCTGCGCATTGGCGAACACAGCAAGGTGACCGTCGCGGTCCCCGTGCGGTTCGACAATGAGGAAGCCTCGCCGGGCCTGAAGCGCGGCGGCGTGCTCAACATCGTTCGCCACGAGCTGGAGCTCAACTGCGACGCGGCCGAGATCCCGGACGAGATCCATATCGACGTCTCGGGCCTCGAGATCGGCGACAGCATCCACATCTCGGCGGTCAAGCTGCCGCGCGGTGCGGAGAGCGCGATCACCGACCGCGACTTCACCATCGCCACGCTCGTCGCCCCGTCGGGCCTCAAGAGCGAGGAAGGCGACAACGAGACGCCGTCCGCCGGCGCCGTCCCGACCGCCGGCGACGAGAAGGGCGAGTAA
- a CDS encoding TIGR02466 family protein: MRQLFATPLYEGALGDDALLAELAHSIRSLAADDRAGQRWAREHHYRGYTSYASLDDLPRRDPVIGELARKLQRHAAGFAKDLGWTVRPRLDSLWVNLLKGGGHHGGHIHPHSILSGTLYVEVPADGGAIRFEDPRLPLMMAAPLRSPDAPEPLQPFVTLAPVAGQILLWESWLRHEVLPGRAKADRLSISFNFA; the protein is encoded by the coding sequence ATGCGTCAGCTGTTCGCGACGCCGCTGTACGAGGGCGCGCTCGGCGACGACGCGCTGCTGGCCGAGCTGGCGCACAGCATCCGCAGCCTCGCGGCGGACGATCGCGCCGGCCAGCGCTGGGCCAGGGAGCATCATTACCGGGGCTATACGAGCTATGCCTCGCTCGACGACCTGCCGCGCCGCGATCCCGTGATCGGCGAGCTCGCCCGCAAGCTGCAACGCCATGCCGCGGGGTTCGCCAAGGATCTCGGCTGGACGGTCAGGCCGCGCCTCGACAGCCTATGGGTCAACCTGCTCAAGGGCGGCGGCCACCATGGCGGCCACATCCACCCCCACTCGATCCTGTCGGGGACGCTCTACGTCGAGGTGCCGGCGGACGGCGGCGCGATCCGCTTCGAGGACCCGCGCCTGCCGCTGATGATGGCCGCGCCGCTGCGCTCGCCCGACGCGCCCGAGCCGCTTCAGCCGTTCGTCACGCTGGCCCCCGTGGCCGGGCAGATCCTGCTGTGGGAAAGCTGGCTCCGACACGAGGTGCTGCCGGGACGCGCCAAGGCGGACCGGCTGAGCATCAGCTTCAACTTCGCCTGA
- the ychF gene encoding redox-regulated ATPase YchF: protein MGFRCGIVGLPNVGKSTLFNALTETQAAQAANYPFCTIEPNVGQVAVPDPRLDKLAGIAKSAKIIPTQLAFVDIAGLVRGASKGEGLGNQFLGNIREVDAIVHVLRCFENDDIQHVENRIDPIADAEVVETELLLSDLESLERRVPNLVKRGQQGDKESKIAAAVLGQALELLRDGKPARLTQPKDEEEARLFAQAQLITAKPVLYVCNVNEEDAANGNEQSQRVFDKAKAENANAVVVSAAIESELVAMDMDERLMFLSEMGLQETGLARVIRAGYDLLHLLTFFTVGPKEARAWTVEKGSKAPQAAGAIHSDFERGFIRAETIAYDDYVALGGEAGARDAGKLRQEGKEYEVKDGDVLHFKFNV, encoded by the coding sequence ATGGGTTTCCGCTGCGGCATCGTCGGCCTGCCGAACGTCGGCAAATCGACGCTCTTCAACGCGCTCACCGAGACGCAGGCGGCGCAGGCCGCCAACTATCCCTTCTGCACCATCGAGCCCAATGTCGGGCAGGTCGCGGTGCCGGACCCGCGGCTCGACAAGCTTGCCGGGATCGCCAAGTCGGCCAAGATCATCCCCACCCAGCTCGCCTTCGTCGACATCGCCGGCTTGGTCCGTGGCGCGTCCAAGGGCGAGGGCCTGGGCAACCAGTTCCTCGGCAACATCCGCGAGGTGGACGCGATCGTCCATGTCCTGCGCTGCTTCGAGAACGACGACATCCAGCATGTCGAGAACCGGATCGACCCGATCGCCGACGCCGAGGTGGTCGAGACCGAGCTGCTGCTGTCGGACCTCGAGAGCCTCGAGCGCCGCGTGCCCAACCTCGTCAAGCGCGGGCAGCAGGGCGACAAGGAATCGAAGATCGCCGCCGCGGTGCTCGGCCAGGCGCTCGAGCTGCTGCGCGACGGCAAGCCCGCGCGCCTCACCCAGCCCAAGGACGAGGAAGAGGCGCGGCTGTTCGCGCAGGCGCAGCTGATCACCGCCAAGCCGGTCCTCTACGTCTGCAACGTCAACGAGGAGGACGCGGCGAACGGCAACGAGCAGTCGCAGCGCGTGTTCGACAAGGCCAAGGCCGAGAACGCCAACGCGGTCGTGGTGTCCGCCGCGATCGAGAGCGAGCTCGTCGCGATGGACATGGACGAGCGGCTGATGTTCCTGTCCGAAATGGGGCTGCAGGAAACCGGCCTCGCCCGGGTGATCCGCGCCGGCTACGACCTCCTCCATCTCCTCACCTTCTTCACCGTCGGCCCCAAAGAAGCGCGGGCCTGGACGGTCGAGAAGGGTTCGAAGGCGCCGCAGGCGGCCGGCGCCATCCACTCCGACTTCGAGCGCGGCTTCATCCGGGCCGAGACGATCGCCTACGACGACTATGTCGCGCTCGGCGGCGAAGCCGGCGCGCGCGACGCGGGCAAGCTCCGCCAGGAAGGCAAGGAGTATGAAGTGAAGGACGGCGACGTCCTCCACTTCAAGTTCAACGTCTGA
- a CDS encoding glycine--tRNA ligase subunit alpha yields MTEPLSFQDLILTLHRYWSERGCLILQPYDMEMGAGTFHPATVLRALGPEPWQAAYVQPSRRPTDGRYGENPNRLGHYYQYQVILKPSPLDLQELYLGSLREIGIDLRAHDIRFVEDDWESPTLGAWGLGWEVWCDGMEVTQFTYFQQVGGFDCKPVAGEITYGLERLAMYIQGVDNVYDLRFNRAGVTYGDVFLDNERQMSTWNFEVANTDALFDLFRKAVAEAENCLGRSEKLPIPAYEQAIKASHIFNTLQARGVISVAERQAYIGRVRDLAKGACAAWMETKGYAA; encoded by the coding sequence GTGACAGAGCCACTTTCCTTCCAGGACCTGATCCTCACGCTCCACCGCTACTGGTCGGAGCGCGGCTGCCTCATCCTCCAGCCCTACGACATGGAAATGGGCGCCGGCACCTTCCATCCCGCGACCGTGCTGCGCGCGCTCGGGCCCGAGCCGTGGCAGGCCGCCTATGTCCAGCCGAGCCGCCGACCGACCGACGGCCGCTACGGGGAGAACCCCAACCGGCTCGGCCACTACTATCAGTACCAAGTCATCCTGAAGCCAAGCCCGCTCGACCTGCAGGAGCTCTACCTCGGCTCGCTCCGGGAGATCGGGATCGACCTCAGGGCGCACGACATCCGCTTCGTCGAGGACGACTGGGAAAGCCCGACGCTCGGTGCCTGGGGGCTCGGCTGGGAAGTCTGGTGCGACGGGATGGAAGTGACCCAGTTCACCTATTTCCAGCAGGTCGGCGGCTTCGACTGCAAGCCGGTGGCGGGCGAGATCACCTACGGGCTCGAGCGGCTGGCGATGTATATTCAGGGCGTCGACAACGTGTACGACCTCCGGTTTAACCGCGCGGGCGTGACCTACGGCGACGTCTTCCTCGACAATGAGCGGCAGATGTCGACCTGGAACTTCGAGGTGGCCAACACCGACGCGCTGTTCGACCTGTTCCGCAAGGCCGTGGCGGAGGCGGAGAATTGCCTCGGCCGCAGCGAGAAGCTGCCGATCCCGGCCTATGAGCAGGCGATCAAGGCGAGCCACATCTTCAACACGCTCCAGGCCCGCGGCGTGATCAGCGTCGCCGAGCGCCAGGCCTATATCGGCCGCGTCCGCGACCTCGCCAAGGGCGCCTGCGCCGCCTGGATGGAAACCAAGGGATATGCGGCATGA
- a CDS encoding TraB/GumN family protein, with the protein MLLVNLLPGASRARAIQGLLGLAAVLLALVHGGRALAEPAVPRAPHPALWVVGDRDTTIYLFGTFHALDPSSRWLDGRIRAAFDRSDQLVLETIVPPALMTPTEGPTLVRPATGGREALLSGARQTMSAGRQMGLSTRDGADAVLRRIAEANRKPVVGLEDFHWQANLFLRLSQPAAAPAVGAVAAARAAPAGTLRIAAGPPQQQAAALLSHLLISWNEGDTAGFAQMLQAIDAQSPQTYKALFADRNARWAGWIAERLKQPGVVFVAVGSGHLAGKDSVQAQLAQRGIGAARIR; encoded by the coding sequence ATGCTGTTGGTCAACCTTCTTCCCGGGGCGTCTCGCGCCCGGGCGATCCAGGGCCTGCTAGGCCTCGCGGCGGTGCTGCTCGCGCTGGTTCACGGCGGGCGGGCGCTGGCCGAGCCGGCGGTGCCGCGGGCACCTCATCCCGCGCTGTGGGTGGTCGGCGACCGCGACACTACCATCTACCTGTTCGGTACCTTTCACGCGCTCGACCCGAGCAGCCGCTGGCTCGACGGCCGGATCCGCGCCGCGTTCGACCGGTCGGACCAGCTGGTGCTGGAAACGATCGTCCCGCCTGCGCTGATGACGCCGACCGAGGGGCCGACCCTTGTGCGGCCGGCGACCGGCGGGCGGGAGGCCCTGCTCTCCGGCGCCCGCCAGACGATGAGCGCGGGACGGCAGATGGGCCTGTCGACCCGCGACGGCGCCGACGCGGTGCTACGCCGGATCGCCGAGGCGAACCGCAAGCCGGTGGTCGGGCTCGAGGACTTCCACTGGCAGGCGAACCTCTTCCTACGCCTCTCGCAGCCGGCCGCGGCGCCGGCGGTAGGCGCGGTCGCCGCCGCTCGCGCGGCTCCCGCGGGAACGCTGCGGATCGCCGCCGGACCGCCGCAGCAGCAGGCCGCGGCGCTGCTCTCGCACCTGCTGATCAGCTGGAACGAGGGCGACACGGCGGGCTTCGCGCAGATGCTCCAGGCGATCGATGCGCAGTCGCCGCAGACCTACAAGGCGCTGTTCGCGGATCGCAACGCGCGCTGGGCCGGGTGGATCGCCGAGCGGCTGAAGCAGCCGGGCGTGGTGTTCGTCGCGGTGGGCAGCGGCCATCTCGCGGGGAAGGACAGCGTCCAGGCCCAGCTCGCCCAGCGCGGGATCGGCGCCGCCCGGATCCGCTGA
- the pth gene encoding aminoacyl-tRNA hydrolase translates to MQIWVGLGNPGTQYALHRHNVGFMALDAIAEVHRFSPWTKKFRGLIAEGRVGREKVLALKPQTFMNDSGDSVQAALRFYKLPVDSLTVFHDELDLAPFKVKVRIGGGLAGHNGLRSIDAHLGPDFRRVRVGIGHPGHKDKVTPHVLGNYAKREMDPLADMLGAMAAEAEWLAHGDEARFMSEVARRLHDADA, encoded by the coding sequence ATGCAGATCTGGGTCGGCCTCGGGAATCCCGGTACCCAATATGCGCTGCACCGCCACAACGTCGGCTTCATGGCGCTCGACGCGATCGCCGAGGTGCACCGCTTCTCCCCCTGGACCAAGAAGTTCCGCGGGCTGATCGCCGAGGGGCGGGTCGGGCGCGAAAAGGTGCTGGCGCTCAAGCCCCAGACATTCATGAACGACAGTGGCGACAGCGTTCAGGCGGCGCTGCGCTTCTACAAGCTGCCGGTCGACAGCCTCACCGTGTTCCACGACGAGCTCGACCTCGCGCCATTCAAGGTCAAGGTCCGAATCGGCGGCGGGCTCGCCGGGCACAACGGGCTGCGGTCGATCGACGCGCACCTCGGCCCCGACTTCCGCCGGGTCCGCGTCGGCATCGGCCATCCCGGGCACAAGGACAAGGTCACCCCGCACGTGCTCGGCAACTATGCCAAGCGCGAGATGGACCCGCTGGCCGACATGCTCGGCGCGATGGCGGCGGAGGCGGAGTGGCTCGCCCATGGCGACGAGGCCCGCTTCATGAGCGAGGTCGCGCGCCGCCTGCACGACGCCGACGCCTGA
- a CDS encoding M20/M25/M40 family metallo-hydrolase has translation MVRMSFLLVASAAGLSFAVPALAQSSDASRIIDEGLNRSRVMLTASELMDGIGPRLTASSNIRKAEDWALAKFQGYGLANVHREPWEFGRGWSFDNASATMVAPRRVRMTVIPIAWTPGTNGAALRAPIIVAPISKVEHFAAWRGKLAGRIVLVSLPGSAVAEDKNPVFQRFSDKDIAEEDRYELPTYDPETLDRRMKRFQFAKQLDEFLRGEGALAWVRKSYRDGGLVSGEGYSYLAGQSPSLPGFELTAEDYRRLARLAKTGPAPTVELMSDARFDDTSRMANNIIADLPGSDPKAGYVMAGAHFDSWVAGDGAADNGAGSAVVLEAARILRQLGVRPKRTIRFALWEGEEQGLLGSRAYIEQHLASRPIPAGMDGLTAYFTWGTRFPIQKKPGYDQLKAYFNMDNGSGKFRGIYAENNSAAAPLLREWMAPYNALGADRIVAGKTGGTDHVFLQAIGLQGFQFIQDPLDYESRVHHSNVDTLDHVRGDDMRQAAVVMAGMLLAAANNDKELPRPPLPTQPTATDPFAYADPDKL, from the coding sequence ATGGTTCGAATGTCGTTTCTGCTGGTCGCGTCGGCGGCTGGCCTTTCCTTCGCGGTGCCGGCGCTGGCGCAGAGCAGCGACGCCAGCCGGATCATCGACGAGGGGCTGAACCGCAGCCGGGTTATGCTGACCGCGAGCGAGCTGATGGATGGCATCGGCCCGCGGCTGACCGCCTCCTCCAACATCCGCAAGGCGGAGGACTGGGCGCTCGCCAAGTTCCAGGGCTACGGCCTCGCCAACGTCCATCGCGAGCCGTGGGAGTTCGGCCGCGGGTGGAGCTTCGACAATGCCAGCGCGACCATGGTCGCGCCGCGCCGGGTGCGGATGACGGTCATTCCGATCGCCTGGACTCCGGGGACCAACGGCGCGGCGCTCCGCGCGCCGATCATCGTCGCACCGATCAGCAAGGTCGAGCATTTCGCCGCCTGGCGCGGCAAGCTCGCGGGCAGGATCGTGCTGGTCAGCCTCCCCGGCAGCGCCGTGGCCGAGGACAAGAACCCCGTCTTCCAGCGCTTCTCCGACAAGGACATCGCGGAGGAGGACCGCTACGAGCTGCCGACCTACGATCCGGAGACGCTCGACCGGCGGATGAAGCGCTTCCAGTTCGCCAAGCAGCTCGACGAGTTCCTCCGCGGCGAGGGCGCGCTCGCCTGGGTCCGCAAGAGCTACCGCGACGGCGGGCTGGTGAGCGGGGAGGGCTACAGCTATCTCGCCGGCCAGTCGCCCTCGCTGCCCGGCTTCGAGTTGACCGCCGAGGATTACCGCCGGCTGGCGCGGCTGGCCAAGACGGGTCCGGCACCGACCGTCGAACTGATGAGCGACGCCCGCTTCGACGACACCAGCCGGATGGCCAACAACATCATCGCCGACCTGCCCGGAAGCGATCCGAAGGCCGGCTACGTCATGGCCGGCGCGCACTTCGATAGCTGGGTCGCTGGCGACGGCGCGGCCGACAACGGCGCTGGCAGCGCGGTCGTGCTGGAAGCGGCGCGGATCCTTCGCCAGCTCGGCGTCCGCCCGAAACGCACGATCCGTTTCGCGCTATGGGAAGGCGAGGAGCAGGGGCTCCTCGGCAGCCGCGCCTATATCGAGCAGCACCTCGCCTCGCGGCCGATCCCGGCGGGAATGGACGGGCTCACCGCCTACTTCACCTGGGGCACGCGCTTTCCCATCCAGAAGAAGCCCGGCTACGACCAGCTCAAGGCCTATTTCAACATGGACAATGGCTCGGGCAAGTTCCGCGGCATCTATGCCGAGAACAACTCGGCCGCGGCGCCGCTGCTGCGCGAGTGGATGGCGCCCTACAACGCGCTCGGCGCCGACCGCATCGTCGCCGGCAAGACCGGCGGGACCGACCATGTCTTCCTCCAGGCAATCGGCCTGCAGGGCTTCCAGTTCATCCAGGACCCGCTCGACTATGAAAGCCGGGTCCACCACTCCAACGTCGACACGCTCGACCATGTCCGCGGCGACGACATGCGGCAGGCGGCGGTGGTGATGGCGGGCATGCTGCTGGCCGCGGCGAACAACGACAAGGAACTCCCCCGCCCACCGCTTCCCACCCAGCCAACCGCCACCGACCCGTTCGCCTACGCGGACCCGGACAAGCTCTGA